TAGACGGACTAAATTGCATCCAGTCAGATGTTAGGAAGGTtatattgaaaattttaaacaaaaatgaGATGAATGCAAATAATTTTCTCAGACTTGCATGCTGAACTATGCTAAAGATTCCTTGTTGATATTTACTTATGTTATCAAGAAGCTGGGTGTGAAACTGTGAATGATGATTTTTACATCCTATTTTCTTTCATTAAAGAAATTATAATGTTATTTGCCAATGTTCTTAGGCCTCATGGACAGAATCTAAGCCTAAATTAGATAAGGATCCTCAAGGACGTGCAAGTAATTCTGACCTTGATCCAGCTGACACAGAAAAACTCTTTCGGGAACACATTAAGATGCTTCAGGAAGTAAGTATATCTGGTACTCATGGTTTTTGTGGCATTCTGCCTTGCTATATTTTGGGTGTATGATTGTATGTATGTTCTAGAGTTAAATTTGATGCAGTGTCATATGAATGAGTAGAAGCATTCTGTAACAGCTTGAGTagtattttacattttttttggttaaaataTGTACTATTGACATCATCAAACTTTGTGATTTGGCTAGCGTTGTGCACACGAGTTTAGAGCTCTCTTAGCTGAAGTCTTGACTTCTGAAGCCGCATCTCAAGAAACCGAGGATGGGAAAACACTGCTTAATTCATGGTCTACGGCGAAACGTCGTTTAAAATCTGATCCGAGATATAACAAGGTTCcgagaaaagaaagagaagctTTGTGGCGCCGGTATGCAGAGGATATGGTGCGGCGTCAAAAGTCGGCTCATGATTCAAGGGAAGAAAAACATACAGATGCAAAAGGTAGAAATCCCCTGGAATCGTCCAAACTTCCACCAGAGTCAGGGAGATCGCATGAAAGAAGATAATTTTACTTGTAATTCTTTTGTATTACGAGTCTCTCTCCTCTGGTTTTCCAGAGATTAGGTCTCTTAACTTTGAAGCCTGATATTAGTATTAGAatagaaatgttttctgaatgCTCTGTTTAGTGTTTAGCATATTACTCTTAATTCATCATGCCGCAGTAATCGAGAAATCGTTAACATGGGCGGTGCCCTTaagcttttttctttttctatgcaTTGTAGTATTGTACAATTGTTTTTTTGAGATTTATGATTCACTTGTTATTTTGTTCAGGTATAACTTGTTTTTAAGGAGTAGAAAACTTAAATAAAGTTTATTGTACACTTCATTTCTGTCCACCAATCAATAtgaaactaaaattaattttttttataacattagCTATCTATTCAAAAACATTTACAACGTCATTTCATCAAATAGTAATACACTAAAACGTTCATTACTAAAGAACTTGTGGTTCTGCAATGGGGTTGTCTTCATATTTTCAAGTTAGCTGTATTGaaccaaaattgaaaaaaattcttAAGAGACTTGGTAACCATGGTTGgcataaaatacattttaactACCACCAAAATAAGCATCAGCTCGATGATAGGCTAGCAATTCTACACCTACAATCTGTTAGTGGCCTCCCACAAGCTAGGTGCAGCTCCACATGGGAATTTTCGACAACATGTTCCTCCATCAAATTATAAGCCTAAAGGTTCCATTCAGTATAgcttcaaaaaataaattaaggtgAAAGTTGCTTATTCAGTTATACACTTGGAATGACCAACGTCTAAGATCCCAAACAAGTTGAAACAAGAGTGATTGTCGAAGCTCCGTTTGCCAGTTACCCTTTTAGTACATGTAATGAGATTGAAAACTCAAACATCAAAGATTTTCAGAGCATGCCATACACCATGGGATCAACCATTGCACATTTGTCATGGAAAGCTTGTTTGATCAGGAAAGCTTATTAAGGCCATGGAAAAAGCGGTGCTTTCTCCTTGTTGAGTGGCTCCGAGATTCTTTTGTCATGACATATGGAACAAAGTGCACCTGCATTGGCATAAAGTACCACTAAGCAACACTGTTTTCCCAATACAAAATGCATCACTCAATCACTCCGGAAGACTGAAAATACTAATGAATTCGTAACGGAAAATTTTTGAAGACGCAAAGAATGCCATTACTAGAACAAAAAATTGACTGACCGAGTACAACAGCTTTCTAAAGATCAGATTTACTTGAACTCAAGCTCTGATTTCACTATAGAAGGTAAGCATACTAAGCAACATAACTCTACTGGAAATGGCATGCACTTTActtgctgagttatttatatgCAACCATTAAGCAAACCATTAACATGTTAGCAAACCATTTAACTTTccacagtaaaaaaaaaatatcaaagctTTTCCTAAGATTAGTTTGAGGCTTTGAGCATAAACATGAGAATGAGTATACTACTACTAACTAAATGCCCAAAATTCAACATTGCAAAAGGAGAATGTAGCAGGAAAAGTTAGTAAAGAAGAGTTACAAAATCCATTAAAACTTAGTTTGGTGTTTGGAGTGATTGACAGAATTGAACTGAATCTGATGGAATGTACTCTATATCAATATACCCAaagcttctttttcttttccaccAATTTGAGAGTATGGCATGGATATGTGTGTATGTTTGCTTCTTTTTCCCAATCTATCAATCAAATTACCCAATAATGAAGATGAGAGAACAAACCTGAGAGTTGTTCCTTACACCAAAATTCTGCAGTGCATCATCATCATTTAGAAGCTTGTGATTATTGTATGACAAGCAACATTTTGCCCACACTCCCCTCCTGCAGTTACATCAATTTTTGCAACACAGAGTTCCACAAAATCAGATTCAGAGATGAACTATTGCAGCCAAATCAAACATCAAAAACGGAGAAATTGGAACTGACCAAGAAATCTGACGATGACCCATGTTGGATTGTTCCATGTCATTCACCTTTTTCTTGATGGCAAGCTTCAAATCCTTGACTGTGGCCGAATTCATCACTGTAACATCTttaccaacaacaacaacaaaaaccagTGAGTGAGTGAGGAATTGAATTTGCAATTTGCAGAACAATTTGGAAGCGAGTGAGTGATGAAGTTGCTTACCGAAAGAAGTTGCATCCAATTTGATGATAGAAATGCGCATGGCACTGCCCAATTCAAGACCGATGAGAGTGTCAACATCGTACAATGTTGGGTTTTTGGGAACATCAGAGAGTATTGGATCATCTAGCAATGCTTTTAGCATTGACTGTACCCTAGCCTTCTTGTCCCTTCTCTCCTCGTATTCTCCCATCTCATGTATTGTTCTTCTAATTTTTTAGATTTAAACCCTCCTCTTTCTTAACTATGAAATTCTCACTAAATTTCTCAATTTTGGACTTCATAAATTACGTTATATTCATCCATCTATTACAACCATAGGTGAGGTGGGGGACTTCGCACCCGAAGCACcagaaatgtcaccccacttaaTAGTCGGACCATTCCGAAAGTTAATTTTTCGAATCATTTTATTATTAGAACAGAACATGGGGTTTCACCCCCTTCACTTTCATTTTGAAACTTTCAAATTAAACTCTCGAACTGATTCAATACTTAAACTCTCGAATTGATTTGAAACTTAAAATATCGAATTAAGGGAATTAGAATCTCTAATCAAACTCTAATTTGAAACTCTCAAATTAAGCTCTTAAACTGATTCGATACTTAAACTCTCGAACTGATTTGAAACTTAAAATCTCGAACCAAGGGCACTTTTGGCATTTTTTTAATGGTTGGGGTACCAAATCCTGTGGTTGGGGTACGAATCTTAAATCTCGTGAGGTGGGTAACTCACATAGCTGAGCTAAAGGTAATTTACATGTAAATGGTCGATGTTCGAACTTTAAGGAGAAATATGTATtgatttactaacaattaacatatGTCTATAAAAGAAACACAGACATATAATTACTCTAGCGAAATAAAGGTATTGGAGTTTTGTTTATAGGAATGCTTTTACCACCTATAGTGGTGGAATAAAATTGTCTGAGTGGAGGATATTTATCTTtctaatgaaagaaaaaaaatcctcCATCCATTACAAACCaccaaaaatttggaaaaataatgaatattaagaattaatttctttatataaaaaataccaATTAAATGCTTATAGAATTAATGGTTAATAAAAATGGAATCCATCGGTAATGAGTTTAAAGACCTTGGCCAAGATATTaaaatgaaagaagaaagaTGTTTCTTACGTCATTGAGACAACTTATTAAAGTTTGATAATTCTATCATACTTTAGAGTTAGAGTTGTAATGATAAgatgaaatattttaattaaccTTCTAGTGGTTCTTAGAAGTAAAATATATTACTTctcgtagcaacgaactgtgggacgatcaggcaagaatcggcgaaaaactcttctcctcctcctcttgaagccgcgggtttgggtgtgtgtgtgttggggatttttttgttttttttttcatttttcaagctatttataggttttggaaaatgcggaaaaatgaaaatttcgcgattcttaTTTCTCATGTGccatcctctgtgaattctaagataggttctggcgacagaattccaaaactcgaaagaggtttcttggaattaaaacaaacgatccaaagtcggtgtaaatatatttacccgaaaaactactttttgcagcgaatgtcagatgcagaaacttccttctgaagaaagattagaaacatcgagagaaataggtgtacgcgtgtggaatcttcgtttgaagctccgaatagaaaaagtcttcatcgtcggttgattttaggtttcttgaactatcagtgatttagtttcggcaaacttctgagtattggaatttgaccttcgtacattccagggtttcgtatcgaaacgcttgttatggaaaggaataagagaagttctaacatttctctgaagatttttggaattagtttccatcgtgtttttaagtgcaaattagtcgtttactaacgttttcgccctaaggcggaagtgaatgaaCTCGTGCTATagcctatagcgactatataactattcttaaccatatcctgaactttcttcttcataatattaatccaaccatcaaacgaaagtcaagttcctctcatgTTTACACATAATCCTGTGCGTGAGttgaaaattatttatttatttaattctaaaaccCTGGGTCTTACAAGTTTCACCTCCAATTGATGCATATAAAGTATACTTTTAACCTTAAGTGTAATGCATTTCtgataagaagtttattcatgAATAGAATAAATCACAAGACATATTTTCTACCACAATCCTTATATTATGAAAACAAGAATGGTTATAATCCTAAAACTTAAGTGATTATAAAATTGAATGTAGGCTTGTAGTAAGACTTTATAGAAGAGTACAAGAAAACTAGATACAACAGAGTAAACTCTATCCTACATATGGAAACAAATATTAGCTTTTTTAGGAAGAGTCACCCTACTCTAAACAATGTCAAGCAAAATAGTTAATCTATATTATTGTGAGTCACACTGGACCCAAAAATATCCACCACCGACAATAGTGATTGATCTCCTCGCTGCAGGTActtgtattatttattttcagaGGCTGCTATCAGAAGACTGATTTGTTGCACGCAGTTCTTATTTTCAGATGTATAACCTGTCTCGGAACATGTTTCTTGCCTACATTCCTTTATATGAGAACTCATAGAATTAGAAGCTTTATCCTGAAAGAAGAATCCACACAACATATGATCAATTAAACTTTCTAATTGAACTGGAGAAAATAGTAgattgaataaaagaaaaataaaaaataggagACACAAAACACACGGAAATGTAACCAATAGTTTAAGAGACTAAGAACTGAACATAACATAATCACAAAAAGGAGGCAGAGAGGCAAGAAAAATGACCACATACATAACATAAAAGCACAAAGACAGAACAATGCAGCTGACAATTCCTTCCTTTTACTTTTGCTGCACTTCTTGAACTGATTTTCAATGTTTATCCGAACACACTCTATGTGTTTGATTAAAAGTAAAAATTTGTTGCTTTCATGTAAAGTAAGATACAATTTACAAAAAAGAGAAACAGTAGATATAGAATAATCAAGAGTGCAGATTTATAGAAGTTATTTCTGATACCAGCATGTACCATACTTGTGTATAGCAAATAAAAAAGGAAGGTAAAAATTATGGGAACAAAATTAAGGAGAAGACAGTGTGTATACGTACTTCTTCACTTATCTTTAGCTTTTTCCCATGTTCAGTCTCTTCCCCTCTCCTGGTTGTTCTAGGGTTTTGATACTGTGGATACAAGTCTGCTAGAATCTTACCACAGTAGTCACATGACCTGTAATAAGATCATTGAAAATCACATAAAACAATTAATGACATAGTAACATAATTATTTTCTCAAATCCTACAATCTCAGCAATTAATCCTGTTATCAAAATCTAACATTCCCAACAATCctactaatagcatgtttggatcagcttctctTTATCCAAAATCAATTGTAATACCTAGAACCTACTCATAGAAACTACTCccaagaattgattttgactttcaGAATCAATCTTAGAAGAATTTTCAAAAACATGCACTAATTTGATCAAGACCTTTTCTAAATAATCAAATATCAATAACAACATCATACATAGAGATGTGGTTGCCCCCTCTTTCCACAATATACAACTAACCTAACGAATAAGATAATCAAATACTCAAATAGTACTAGTGAAGTTGTGCACTTTTTGAATAATCAAACCCAAAACGAATAGAGAGATAAACAAGCTAGATCCGATAAGGATTATAACATAAGTTCGAAGGAGAAAATCATCATCTATTGGGAGGGACGGTAACAGTTTCACGCATTTACACccgttaagaaaaaaaaaacagagaaaagaatATGAAATTAGTTACATGACAATCACTTCAAATCTGGTTAGAGTTTCCCTGCAACAATGGTCACACCAGGTCATCATCATGACTTCGTTATTAGTGCTACAGGCTTAGAATGCTGTATAAATAGGGCTTACTCCTTGGAAAGCAAGGAAACAAACACGCTTTGACTTGGCATGTCCACATATATATACCTGTTTAATAATTAGAGTTTAAGAGTAACACCATATCTTAATATAatctttaatttaaattaaaatcttttaaattcaTGATGCATATCTTTTTTAATGATCTTAAATAATATTAAGCACGCTATCTTATTTTCAAGATATTGCCTTTTCTCCTCTGATATTGCATTTGTTAAGCCCCTCATATGATGCTTTCACTCTGGAAAGGTCCCTATTCCGCAAGAGGAGTGAGTGGATCTGCCACAAACATGTAAGAAATACTATTCAAATTTTATATTCTTGTGAGAAGTGCTTCTCTGAATAACTTTGGTGTGCCCTGAATTGGTTctaagaaaaattattttttcagagCATGTTACTAACTTGCTATTTCTACAGCTGGCTGCTGAGTCCAGAATCCCTTTCAAGGGTGGGGTTGGGTGTGTGTATGCCTTTGGAGAGCATGGAAGTGATCTTTGCTGTTCATTAAGTGATACAGGGATTCCTACAGAAAATTCGAGGAAGATTGGTCAGGGACTGTGGTATGGTGTTGGTCTCAAGCTTGATTCCGTCAGAGCAGAATATGCAATTAAGCATAACTCAGGAATAGGTTGTCTGATTGTAAGTTACGGAGATAGATTTTGAGTTGTATATGAGTCATATAGGACACATTTCTTAGAGCTAGCTAGTTTCCATTCTTTTGTGGAAGAAATGTTTCACGCAGAAGATTGAAGACAGGGCAAATGGTTTCAGAGTTGCGTGAATAAATCTAGTTGTAGAGTTTTAGTGGACACTAGACACCATTCTAGTAcattgggttttttttttttttggtttaggCTTCAGGGTAAATATTGAGAGACCGATTATCTTGATATCCAGTATTGATCATTTTTGCAGCTTATGATCAATGTATATACCATGAGAACACGCACACAACCCTAGTACTAGTAGTACATTCATATCGTCATATACACTTTGTTAACTCTTTTGTGAATATGATGGTTGAATACACTTTGTCTTCCTCCCTtccattttaaatatttcttatattttaaatttttaaaaaataaataatatttcttgtgacaattttttagtaaaattattatttgaatTTAGAATTAAATATTAGAATCTgagaaagagaataaataattaaagtttattttttgcGGTACATCGGAAAAGTGAATTGAAGTTTATTTAGGATAACCATATAATCTTAGAATAAccatataattttcaattgacgACAAATTAAGTTTAGCTAttgaataaaatttaaatacttTGATAGTAgatgtcaaaaaaataaatactttGATAATAgcagtattaaaaatattaaatcataactcataagagtgaaataaattttgtaattaaaaataaaaatttgattggaaaaataTGATGATATTTCAGATTTGATTTATGAATAGTAgaattagaataaaaaaatttaaagatatataatttaataaaatgattttatttaaaGATTCGTTATATTAAAGAATGAGGATGATAATTATTGGTAAATAATCAAACAAAATTATGACAGGTGAAAATAAGTGGTGTTAGGTGAGAGATGTTATACTAAATGAGATATTGATGGAAGAAAATCAACTAAATTTTATTGGgtttgtaaaaataaaaatcaaaagcTAACAAAAGTTAAGAAAGAAAGGAGGAATTTCTTTTTGGCCTAATCTTGAAAGAATTTTTCACGATCAAACCTCTATTTTAtcctatttatattttttttcatcatcATATTTTGAAGACTCATAATATATTGATTGTTCAACAAaatacaatttttattttcatcacaatagtatcatgttttttttttgaaatcttttttatttggtgctaaggaaagaaaaaacaacaagaaaataacaaaagggaaaaaaaactaactaatTTCTCTGTGAAAGGCTAAAAAGGACAACACTATTGGGGGAGGGGAATCAAAACAGGTGAAGGAACAATTTGAACCATGAGCGAGCTTGGCCATCTTGTCCTTCACCGAGTTGCAGCTACGGGAAACTAGGAGTAGAGAGACCTCCCAGTCCAGACGAAGGAGCTGCAAGATTGCAACAATGACAGGGGAGTAAATGTGAAGGGCACCAAGACCTTTATTCTGAAGAGTTGAGATTTGCTCTCCCACAATCCGACTCACAAAGGACCTTGCGGAGCCCTCGATGCCAACACAGATGAGTATGTtagaaaatatataataataaaattcagATGAGTTaacatgaaataaaatataaaatgtgaAAAACTACTCTTTAGTTAAAATCTAAAGTAGAAAATGGATAAGAGGTTAAATGATAAATACAAGACACGCTGGACTAATCCGGTTCAGACCGGTTCAACATCTCCTACCCAAACAGTGTTGTTGATGTTATTCTATGTAGAACAAGATAGCAGCTGAGTCAGTTAACTCCTCCGGCAAGCCATGGCGGCGCCACCACCGTCGAAGCCTCTCACTCCTCACGACTGGGAAACCCTAATCGACGATTTCCAGTACGCCGGCGATAAATGGCGCTCTCTCGATCCTCCTCTCACCGATCTCCTCTTCACCTCTCTTCTCCGCAAGGACTTCCCCCTCAACCACAAGCTCCAGCTCCTCATCTTTCTCGACGAATTCTCCACCTCCCTCTTCTCcgaccaccaccacaaccacctcgACCGCCTCCTCGACGCCCTCCGAACCACCATCCACGCGCCACCCGACGCGGCTCACATAACCCCCGCCTTCAAGGAACAATTCATGGTCTCCGCCACCTCGATCATCATCTGCGTAACCGAAAACGATACGGTTAGGGCTCACACGGAGAGTTTGGTGGAGCTGCTGTTGACGGTTATCAACCGCCCGAATTTCGGGTCGGATCGGCATACCCGATCCATCGCGTGCGAGTGCTTGAGGGAGTTGGAACGATCGACGCTGTGCTTGCTCTCCGACGTGGCGGGGCACTTGTGGAGCCTCTGCCAGAACGAGCGGACGCACGCTTCTCAGTCATACATCTTGCTCTTCACCACCGTCATTCACAACATCGTTGCTCGGAAGCTTAGTGTTTCCATTCTCAACACCTCTCTTCCTATGATTCCTTTCAACATGCCGAAGATAGATGATTCCGGTGCGGGTTTGAATTACAAGGAGTTGAGGAGGGCGTTGGCGTTTTTGCTTGAGTGGCCTCAGGTGATGACCCCTTGTGGGATGATGGAGTTCGTGTCGATGATGATACCGGTGGCTGTGGCGTTGGAATTGCAGCCCTCCATGCTCAAGGTGCAGTTGTTTGGAATGATTCATTCCTATAACCCTGTGCTTTGCCATGTTGTTTTGACCATGTATGTGCAATTTTTAGATGCTTTTGATGGTCAAGAGGGAGAGGTTTCTCGCAGGCTCTTGTTGATTTCGAAAGAAGCTCAGCATTCTTTGGTGTTTCGCTTGTTGGCGGTTGAGTGGTTGTTGGGGTTCAATCAATTGATTTTCAGTAGAAATGTTGAGAAGACTAAGCCCACCATTGAAGCTTGCTCTGCATTTGGTCCGGCTTTGTTTGATCCGCTGTCTTTGAAGGCCTTAAAGCTTGAACTTCTTGCATTTTGCTCCATGTGTGTTCATGTCTTGAGACTCAAAAGTGGTAATGACTCTCATCATGTTGAGGATGGTTTCATTGATCCAGTGAAGCTGTTTGAACATGGTCTCCTTTGTGTCTCATCTTTCAAATCGCTGCCTCCGGGGAGCACAGAGATTGCCATTGCGTTCCGTGCCTTCCATAAATTTCTCATTGCTGCTTCTCCTCATGCTGACAATGATCCTTCCACCACAAGAAATCTGTTGGACTCCATGATATTTTGTACTATGCAGGTGCTTAAGATCATTTTCGACTTTAGAATCTGCATTCTCCCATGTGGATTGGTTGCATTGCATCACATCCCTGTCAGTGGGATTCTTGTATTACAGCTCTAAGCTTAATATTCTTTTATTATTCACTTATATGCTAGTAACTAGAGAGATCAGAGTCCATGGTTTAGGTGAATTTACTGCTGAGTTGATGTGTGGGTCATGTCTATAGGCATGATATATTCAAGTTTCTTTTTTCAGGGGATGCTTGTGAACATGATGTTGGAGAGTCGGAAACTGGTTCCTGTTGTTGTTACTTCCGTTGACCGTTTACTCTCCTGTCAAAAGCATTCTTGGTTGGGTGAGCGCTTACTTCAGAAATTTGATGAGCACTTGCTTCCAAAAGTGGGGATGGATTATAAGTTGGTTTATTTCTTCCCAATATTTGATAGAATTGCACAGAATCAGACAATACCTCCGCGTGGATTGATAGAACTGCTAACAAATTTCATGATTTTCCTGGTGGAGAAACATGGCCCGGATACATGGATGAAGTCTTGGTCCCAGGGAAGTAGAGCTCTTGGAATTTGTCGAACTATGTTGATGCACCACCATAGTTCTAGATTGTTCCTTAGACTATCTCGCCTGCTTGCTTTTACTTGTCTCTACTTTCCTGATTTGGAAGTCCGTGATAATTCAAGGTATTGATTGTTCTAAAGATTTCTGCTTTTGATATAAtctattttccatttttattcCATTCGCTTTTAGTTTGTG
This portion of the Lotus japonicus ecotype B-129 chromosome 3, LjGifu_v1.2 genome encodes:
- the LOC130747654 gene encoding U11/U12 small nuclear ribonucleoprotein 25 kDa protein — its product is MGEYEERRDKKARVQSMLKALLDDPILSDVPKNPTLYDVDTLIGLELGSAMRISIIKLDATSFDVTVMNSATVKDLKLAIKKKVNDMEQSNMGHRQISWRGVWAKCCLSYNNHKLLNDDDALQNFGVRNNSQVHFVPYVMTKESRSHSTRRKHRFFHGLNKLS
- the LOC130743058 gene encoding uncharacterized protein LOC130743058, encoding MMMTWCDHCCRETLTRFEVIVMSCDYCGKILADLYPQYQNPRTTRRGEETEHGKKLKISEEDKASNSMSSHIKECRQETCSETGYTSENKNCVQQISLLIAASENK
- the LOC130747657 gene encoding uncharacterized protein LOC130747657, with the protein product MAAPPPSKPLTPHDWETLIDDFQYAGDKWRSLDPPLTDLLFTSLLRKDFPLNHKLQLLIFLDEFSTSLFSDHHHNHLDRLLDALRTTIHAPPDAAHITPAFKEQFMVSATSIIICVTENDTVRAHTESLVELLLTVINRPNFGSDRHTRSIACECLRELERSTLCLLSDVAGHLWSLCQNERTHASQSYILLFTTVIHNIVARKLSVSILNTSLPMIPFNMPKIDDSGAGLNYKELRRALAFLLEWPQVMTPCGMMEFVSMMIPVAVALELQPSMLKVQLFGMIHSYNPVLCHVVLTMYVQFLDAFDGQEGEVSRRLLLISKEAQHSLVFRLLAVEWLLGFNQLIFSRNVEKTKPTIEACSAFGPALFDPLSLKALKLELLAFCSMCVHVLRLKSGNDSHHVEDGFIDPVKLFEHGLLCVSSFKSLPPGSTEIAIAFRAFHKFLIAASPHADNDPSTTRNLLDSMIFCTMQGMLVNMMLESRKLVPVVVTSVDRLLSCQKHSWLGERLLQKFDEHLLPKVGMDYKLVYFFPIFDRIAQNQTIPPRGLIELLTNFMIFLVEKHGPDTWMKSWSQGSRALGICRTMLMHHHSSRLFLRLSRLLAFTCLYFPDLEVRDNSRTYLRMLVCIPGKKLRDILSVEDMILGISPSSHSTSFFNVQSPRASQKFKTIKNLPSCIHLERLTPLLVKQFWSLSLSNLVISNTKPAYLEGIRDLQAPVEEKESSDSSNAQIIPETGRINQPQELLRVMDSKVAEILNTLRKYFSCIPDFRHVPGLKVRISCSLSFESSTFNRMLGIKDAATPLEEIDSLPAIYATVLKFSSSAPYGSIPSYHIPFLLGDPHSKDDASQNGSLSIVPVGNDSRGEEKYRAPVMIDLEPREPTPGIVDVHIETNAENGQIVQGQLQGITVGIEDMFLKAIVPPDIPENAMPRYKFDLFAALWEACGSSSSTGRETFQLKGGKGIAAISGTQSVKLLDVPAASLIQATEYHLARFVVGVSGEPLIDVVLEGGIIQNVIWEDASSDATVTNPDTGPLRLTYSGEEQHEKGVISYSRKRNLGCFLVLIFLPPRFHLLFQMEVGDVSTLVRIRTDHWPSLAYIDDYLEALYLS